From Hartmannibacter diazotrophicus, a single genomic window includes:
- a CDS encoding amino acid ABC transporter permease, translating into MTWTDVLSIVQGALFTVSLSLASIVLGLPLGLGVALIRWSRMPIFNGLAMAYVSIVRASPAVTLALLIFFALPTVGLSLDPISAAILTLTLSTGAFNAEIWRGVLLSFPKDQLDAAAAFGMRRGQRFRRIVLPQIIHSALPALVSEMTLQIKSSPAVAVIGIVDITRAAMRVGARTYDPLPPFAVALVLYSFIVWIFVMAQRRIERRREAELAAAA; encoded by the coding sequence ATGACCTGGACAGACGTTCTCAGTATCGTTCAAGGCGCCCTGTTCACGGTCTCGCTGTCGCTGGCGAGTATCGTGCTGGGCCTGCCGCTTGGGCTTGGCGTAGCGCTCATCCGCTGGTCGCGGATGCCGATCTTCAACGGCCTCGCCATGGCCTATGTCAGCATCGTGCGCGCCTCGCCGGCCGTGACCCTCGCCTTGCTGATCTTCTTTGCCCTTCCCACGGTCGGCCTGTCGCTCGATCCGATTTCCGCCGCCATCCTGACGCTGACGCTCTCCACGGGCGCCTTCAACGCGGAGATCTGGCGCGGCGTGCTGCTGTCCTTTCCCAAGGACCAGCTCGACGCGGCCGCCGCCTTCGGCATGCGCCGTGGCCAGCGCTTTCGCCGCATCGTCCTGCCCCAGATCATCCATTCGGCCCTGCCGGCCCTCGTCAGCGAAATGACCTTGCAGATCAAGAGCAGCCCGGCGGTCGCCGTCATCGGCATCGTCGACATCACCCGCGCCGCCATGCGCGTCGGCGCGCGCACCTACGACCCGTTGCCGCCCTTCGCCGTGGCGCTCGTCCTCTACAGCTTCATCGTCTGGATCTTCGTGATGGCGCAGCGCCGGATCGAACGCCGGCGCGAAGCGGAACTGGCGGCTGCGGCATGA
- a CDS encoding amino acid ABC transporter permease, producing the protein MNGFAIVWENRQELFAGFLNTVLLSISAAVISVILGVFVAAALMSRGRILPRLAGLYVDTMRCVPFLLFAYFIYFGLPSAGLRLTNWSSGLLALTLYNIAYMAELLRAAWKGLPSETIEAGRAFGFHGAGLIRRIILPPVFFSAVPMIGNQTIQIVKDSAFLTIITVAELTHAATSIQTTYFVPFASFVSAIFLYWILCMTIELGVAAVGHVAHARR; encoded by the coding sequence ATGAACGGCTTCGCCATCGTCTGGGAGAACCGTCAGGAACTCTTCGCGGGCTTCCTGAACACTGTCCTGCTCTCCATCAGTGCCGCCGTCATCTCGGTCATTTTGGGCGTCTTCGTCGCCGCCGCGCTGATGTCGCGCGGGCGCATCCTGCCGCGCCTCGCGGGTCTCTACGTCGACACGATGCGCTGCGTGCCCTTCCTGCTCTTTGCCTATTTCATCTATTTCGGGCTGCCAAGCGCCGGCCTGAGACTCACCAACTGGTCGTCGGGTCTTCTCGCCCTGACGCTCTACAACATCGCCTACATGGCCGAACTTCTGCGCGCCGCCTGGAAGGGACTGCCCTCGGAGACGATCGAGGCCGGCCGCGCCTTCGGCTTCCATGGCGCCGGCCTAATCCGCCGCATCATCCTGCCGCCGGTCTTCTTCTCCGCGGTGCCGATGATCGGCAACCAGACGATCCAGATCGTCAAGGACAGCGCCTTCCTGACCATCATCACGGTCGCCGAACTCACCCACGCCGCGACGTCCATCCAGACGACCTATTTCGTTCCCTTTGCCTCCTTCGTGTCGGCGATCTTCTTGTACTGGATTCTCTGCATGACCATCGAACTGGGAGTGGCCGCCGTCGGCCATGTCGCCCATGCACGCCGCTGA
- a CDS encoding amino acid ABC transporter ATP-binding protein: protein MHAADTTSAVAPEDAERPVVLTAHGVTKTFGTNIVLDGLDLTVRKGETVCLLGPSGSGKSTFLRCLNWLERPDSGTILLSGERVGLRAGGNTPMSDRELAAIRTRIGMVFQHFALWPHLTVLQNVMEAPVHVLKRGREEARAEAEALLERVGLAEKKDQFPSRLSGGQKQRVGIARALAMQPDLLLFDEPTSALDPELVGEVLAVMKDLASEGRTMVVVTHEMAFARDVASRVIFLDGGRIVESGEPEAFFGAPKTDRARQFLQRYSKG, encoded by the coding sequence ATGCACGCCGCTGACACCACGTCTGCGGTCGCTCCGGAAGACGCCGAGCGTCCGGTCGTCCTCACCGCCCACGGCGTCACCAAGACCTTCGGGACCAACATCGTCCTCGACGGCCTCGACCTCACCGTGCGCAAGGGCGAGACGGTGTGCCTGCTCGGCCCGTCCGGCTCGGGAAAATCGACATTCCTGCGCTGCCTGAACTGGCTGGAGCGCCCCGATTCCGGCACGATCCTGCTCTCCGGCGAGCGGGTCGGCCTGAGGGCCGGCGGCAACACGCCGATGAGCGACAGGGAACTCGCCGCCATCCGCACGCGCATCGGCATGGTCTTCCAGCATTTCGCGCTCTGGCCGCACCTCACCGTTCTCCAGAACGTCATGGAGGCGCCCGTGCATGTCCTGAAACGCGGCCGGGAGGAGGCCCGCGCCGAGGCGGAAGCCCTGCTGGAGCGGGTCGGCCTTGCCGAGAAGAAGGACCAGTTCCCCTCGCGCCTATCCGGCGGCCAGAAGCAGCGCGTCGGCATCGCCCGGGCGCTCGCCATGCAGCCGGACCTCCTGCTCTTCGACGAACCGACGAGCGCGCTCGATCCCGAACTCGTCGGTGAGGTGCTGGCGGTCATGAAGGATCTGGCGAGCGAGGGACGCACGATGGTCGTCGTCACCCACGAGATGGCCTTTGCCCGCGATGTCGCAAGCCGCGTCATCTTCCTCGACGGCGGCCGCATCGTGGAAAGCGGCGAGCCAGAAGCCTTCTTCGGCGCGCCGAAGACCGACCGCGCCCGCCAGTTCCTGCAGCGCTATTCCAAGGGCTGA
- a CDS encoding SCO family protein — protein sequence MSVRPRTLYFGIAWGLVAIMTAVLAYAVIGTRAPDQKTGVAIGGPFTLEGAGGKPVTDKDLAGKPFAIFFGYTHCPDVCPTTLAEMDAARDELGDLATGFTVVFVSVDYERDTPDSLQSYVGSFKYPVIGLTGTKEQIEAIGKEYRVYYEKIPGEDGDYTMNHTASVYLMDGKGRFKGTVNYNEDHDNVVAKLKRLAENG from the coding sequence GTGAGCGTACGCCCGCGCACTCTGTATTTCGGGATTGCCTGGGGTCTCGTCGCGATCATGACCGCGGTGCTGGCCTATGCGGTCATCGGCACGAGGGCGCCTGACCAGAAAACGGGGGTCGCCATCGGCGGCCCCTTCACCCTGGAAGGCGCCGGCGGCAAGCCGGTGACCGACAAGGATCTGGCCGGCAAACCCTTCGCGATCTTTTTCGGCTACACCCATTGCCCGGACGTCTGCCCGACGACGCTTGCCGAAATGGACGCGGCGCGGGATGAACTGGGCGATCTTGCGACCGGGTTCACCGTTGTCTTCGTTTCGGTCGACTACGAGCGGGATACGCCGGACAGCCTTCAGAGCTATGTCGGCTCGTTCAAGTATCCCGTGATCGGGCTCACCGGTACCAAGGAGCAGATCGAGGCGATCGGCAAGGAATACCGGGTCTATTACGAGAAGATTCCCGGCGAAGACGGCGACTACACCATGAACCACACGGCGTCGGTCTATCTCATGGATGGCAAGGGCCGGTTCAAGGGGACGGTCAACTACAACGAGGACCACGACAACGTCGTCGCCAAGCTGAAGCGGCTCGCCGAGAACGGCTGA
- a CDS encoding copper chaperone PCu(A)C, translated as MFSNTSFGRVVSRRKLLATSATALGMLAIAGTAGTASAHEFKVGDLELVHPWTRATPSGAKVAGGFVTIKNTGAASDRLIGGTVDFAEKVEVHEMSMDNGVMKMRQLESGLELPAGQETDLKPGGYHIMFTGLKRGLAEGETAKGTLVFEKAGSVDVEWAVESIGARKPANAMDMGQPGGNGAGMGEMKMEHKP; from the coding sequence ATGTTCTCCAACACTTCGTTCGGCCGCGTGGTTTCGCGGCGCAAGCTTCTCGCGACCTCTGCTACTGCCCTCGGGATGCTCGCCATTGCGGGCACTGCCGGGACCGCCTCCGCCCACGAGTTCAAGGTCGGCGATCTCGAACTCGTCCATCCCTGGACGCGGGCCACGCCCTCGGGAGCCAAGGTTGCCGGCGGCTTCGTCACGATCAAGAACACCGGCGCGGCGTCGGATCGCCTGATTGGCGGCACGGTCGACTTTGCCGAGAAGGTCGAGGTCCACGAGATGTCGATGGACAACGGCGTAATGAAGATGCGGCAGCTCGAAAGCGGCCTGGAGCTTCCGGCCGGCCAGGAGACCGACCTCAAGCCCGGCGGCTACCACATCATGTTCACGGGCCTGAAGCGCGGCCTTGCGGAAGGCGAAACCGCCAAGGGCACGCTCGTCTTCGAAAAGGCCGGTTCGGTTGACGTGGAATGGGCCGTGGAATCCATCGGCGCCAGGAAGCCGGCGAACGCCATGGACATGGGCCAGCCCGGCGGGAATGGCGCCGGCATGGGCGAGATGAAGATGGAGCACAAGCCGTGA
- a CDS encoding DUF2946 family protein — MLISCSTRWLISNGLSTTSGTMGAHIRLMMRIWGVMFAAYVLLLQSVLPIYAFDPEQSGSLFGYICQRSVSDDGSGGAAPSHADACCILCVAPGLAAAAVDPVREALPVRQAVLVADFIGYAFQPRAPPELHGIQSRAPPRLV; from the coding sequence GTGCTGATTTCCTGTTCAACACGCTGGCTCATTTCCAATGGGTTGAGCACGACTTCGGGAACGATGGGCGCACACATACGACTGATGATGCGGATCTGGGGGGTGATGTTCGCCGCCTATGTGCTGCTGCTGCAGTCCGTGCTGCCAATCTATGCCTTTGACCCGGAGCAGTCGGGCAGCCTTTTCGGCTATATCTGCCAGAGATCGGTCAGCGACGACGGCAGTGGCGGCGCGGCGCCCAGCCATGCCGATGCCTGCTGCATTCTCTGTGTCGCGCCCGGCCTTGCGGCCGCCGCGGTCGATCCTGTCCGCGAGGCCTTGCCGGTTCGACAGGCCGTACTTGTCGCCGATTTCATTGGCTACGCGTTCCAGCCCCGGGCACCGCCCGAGCTTCACGGGATACAATCCCGCGCTCCTCCTCGCCTCGTCTGA
- the nikR gene encoding nickel-responsive transcriptional regulator NikR, translated as MQRITITLEDEFLDEIDRVAEQRGYTSRSEAIRDLVRAGLLSEEPVAGDTPCVAALTYVYDHETRELARRLTDEQHEHHDLTVATMHVHLDHHQCLEVSVLKGRRDEVAALANRITSQRGVTFGRLHTISASDDAV; from the coding sequence ATGCAACGCATTACCATCACGCTGGAAGACGAATTCCTCGACGAAATCGACCGCGTCGCCGAGCAGCGCGGCTACACGAGCCGGTCGGAAGCGATTCGTGACCTCGTCCGCGCCGGCCTGCTGTCCGAGGAACCCGTTGCCGGCGACACCCCATGCGTGGCCGCCCTCACCTACGTCTACGACCACGAAACCCGGGAACTTGCCCGCCGGCTCACCGACGAGCAGCACGAGCACCACGACCTGACGGTCGCCACCATGCACGTCCATCTCGACCACCATCAATGCCTGGAAGTTTCGGTGCTCAAGGGCCGCCGCGACGAGGTGGCCGCGCTCGCCAACCGGATCACGTCGCAGCGCGGTGTCACGTTTGGACGCCTGCACACAATTTCGGCATCCGACGACGCGGTATGA
- a CDS encoding HupE/UreJ family protein, translating into MKLGRLSLPLALALTLLPSAALAHPGHGAAFGFGHGFGHPMTGLDHVLAMVMVGVFAFQLGGRALLALPLTFVGVMALGGALGMLGVTVPFVELGITLSIIALGAVVALNVKAPVAVATAVVGLFAVFHGYAHGAEMPESTGGLAYAVGFMMATALLHAAGLGLGFAIGRFGQGNGALAMRAAGGVATVAGIGILTGLV; encoded by the coding sequence ATGAAACTCGGGCGCCTGTCCCTCCCCCTCGCGCTGGCCCTCACCCTGCTTCCCTCCGCCGCTCTGGCGCATCCCGGTCACGGCGCGGCCTTCGGCTTCGGCCATGGCTTCGGCCATCCGATGACCGGCCTCGACCACGTTCTGGCAATGGTGATGGTCGGCGTCTTCGCCTTCCAGCTCGGCGGACGGGCGCTCCTCGCGCTGCCGCTCACCTTCGTCGGTGTCATGGCGCTCGGAGGCGCGCTCGGCATGCTGGGCGTCACCGTTCCCTTCGTTGAACTCGGCATTACCCTCTCGATCATCGCCCTCGGCGCGGTCGTCGCCCTCAACGTCAAGGCCCCCGTGGCGGTCGCGACCGCTGTCGTCGGGCTCTTCGCGGTCTTTCATGGCTACGCCCACGGCGCCGAAATGCCGGAAAGCACCGGCGGTCTCGCCTATGCGGTCGGCTTCATGATGGCGACCGCGCTGCTGCACGCCGCCGGCCTCGGCCTCGGCTTTGCGATCGGCCGCTTCGGTCAGGGCAACGGGGCGCTGGCGATGCGCGCGGCCGGTGGCGTCGCGACGGTTGCCGGCATCGGCATCCTGACCGGCCTCGTCTGA
- a CDS encoding carbon-nitrogen hydrolase family protein — translation MARAFRVAAAQYPIEAVASIDAYEAKIASWIENAHSVGAALAVFPEYGIMELAAAFPAVKSDLRGSIEAIDRHIGEIDALHKTLARKHDMHILAASAPLRGEDGRFRNVARLFTPGGAVGRQEKLVMTRFEREEWGIAGGSTINVFKTRLGMIGVSICYDAEFPLIARAQTLAGAELILTPSATDTLAGYWRVRIGAQARALENQCYVVHAPTVGEAAWSPAMDDNRGAAGIYGPPDIGFPDDGVVAIGEIDRPAWVLGEVDLDRVSAVRLDGRVLNSLHWPEQVGTDAPPLIEPTAEIIDLT, via the coding sequence ATGGCCCGAGCCTTCCGAGTGGCAGCCGCCCAGTATCCCATCGAGGCGGTCGCCAGCATCGATGCCTATGAGGCGAAGATCGCAAGCTGGATCGAGAACGCCCATTCGGTCGGGGCGGCGCTCGCGGTTTTTCCCGAATACGGGATCATGGAGCTTGCCGCCGCCTTTCCGGCGGTGAAGTCCGATCTGCGAGGCTCGATCGAGGCCATCGACCGCCACATCGGCGAGATCGACGCCCTGCACAAGACGCTCGCGCGCAAGCACGACATGCATATCCTGGCCGCCAGCGCGCCGCTGCGCGGCGAGGACGGGCGGTTTCGCAACGTGGCGCGCCTGTTCACGCCCGGCGGAGCGGTCGGCCGGCAGGAAAAGCTGGTGATGACGCGCTTTGAGCGCGAGGAATGGGGCATTGCCGGGGGAAGCACGATCAATGTCTTCAAGACCCGCCTCGGGATGATCGGGGTTTCGATCTGCTATGACGCCGAGTTCCCGCTGATCGCGCGGGCACAGACGCTGGCAGGCGCTGAACTGATCCTGACGCCGTCGGCGACGGACACGCTGGCCGGCTACTGGCGCGTGCGTATCGGAGCGCAGGCGCGGGCGCTCGAAAACCAGTGTTATGTGGTGCACGCGCCGACCGTCGGCGAGGCGGCCTGGTCGCCCGCCATGGACGATAATCGAGGGGCTGCCGGCATCTACGGGCCGCCGGACATCGGCTTCCCGGATGATGGCGTCGTCGCAATCGGCGAGATCGACAGGCCTGCGTGGGTTCTTGGCGAGGTCGATCTCGACAGGGTTTCCGCCGTGCGTCTCGATGGACGGGTGCTCAACAGCCTGCACTGGCCGGAGCAGGTCGGCACCGACGCGCCGCCGCTGATCGAACCGACCGCCGAGATCATCGACCTGACCTGA
- a CDS encoding GNAT family N-acetyltransferase, whose product MTETANIRVLPLTGAAIGSAIEALARLRIEVFRAYPYLYEGTLDYERRYMEEFAASEGAVLVTAYDGERIVGASTASPMRAQKDEFRAPFEVRGFDIDRLFYFGESVLLPQYRGLRIGHAFFDHREAQARAEGATHATFCSVVRPPDHPARPADYRPHDVFWTKRRYAPVAGLVTHFSWLDVGESEETEKPMQFWLRALD is encoded by the coding sequence ATGACCGAGACGGCGAATATCAGGGTCCTGCCGCTCACCGGCGCGGCCATCGGCAGCGCCATCGAAGCGCTGGCGCGTCTGCGCATCGAGGTCTTCCGCGCCTATCCCTATCTCTATGAAGGAACGCTCGACTACGAGCGCCGCTACATGGAGGAATTCGCCGCCTCCGAGGGTGCGGTGCTCGTGACGGCCTATGACGGCGAGAGGATTGTCGGGGCCTCGACGGCCTCGCCGATGCGTGCGCAGAAGGACGAGTTCCGCGCGCCCTTCGAGGTTCGCGGCTTTGACATCGACAGGCTGTTCTATTTCGGCGAATCCGTCCTCCTGCCGCAGTATCGCGGTCTTCGCATCGGCCATGCCTTCTTCGATCACCGCGAGGCGCAGGCACGGGCCGAAGGCGCGACGCATGCCACCTTCTGCTCGGTCGTTCGCCCGCCGGATCATCCGGCACGGCCCGCCGATTATCGCCCGCATGATGTGTTCTGGACAAAGCGGCGCTATGCTCCGGTCGCGGGGCTCGTGACGCATTTCAGTTGGCTGGACGTCGGCGAGAGCGAAGAGACCGAGAAGCCGATGCAGTTCTGGCTGCGCGCGCTGGACTGA
- a CDS encoding ketosteroid isomerase-related protein has product MSAAETRSLIERYYAAFNDGSVEGMLALLDEDVAHDVNQGERRIGKDAFKEFSFHMKRCYREHLTDIVIMTSEDGSHGAAEFTVNGTYLATDEGLPEAKGQTYTLPAGSFFQIEDGKIVRVTTYYNLNDWTRQVGG; this is encoded by the coding sequence ATGTCCGCCGCCGAGACCCGCTCCCTGATCGAACGCTACTATGCCGCCTTCAACGACGGTTCTGTGGAAGGCATGCTGGCGCTGCTCGACGAAGATGTCGCCCATGACGTCAACCAGGGCGAACGGCGGATCGGCAAGGATGCCTTCAAGGAATTTTCCTTCCACATGAAGCGCTGCTACCGCGAGCATCTCACCGATATCGTCATCATGACGTCGGAGGACGGCTCGCACGGCGCGGCGGAATTCACGGTCAACGGCACCTATCTTGCCACCGACGAGGGACTGCCGGAAGCAAAGGGCCAGACCTACACGCTGCCGGCCGGCAGCTTCTTCCAGATCGAGGACGGCAAGATCGTCCGCGTGACGACCTATTACAATCTCAACGACTGGACGCGGCAGGTCGGCGGCTGA
- a CDS encoding HlyU family transcriptional regulator, translating to MSFLKSLFGGKKAPEDGAPKETAQLEHNGFLIRATPYKTGGEYQTAGTIEKTIGGEMKIHKFVRAEKHPSEQGATDFALTKGRQIIDQLGDRLFD from the coding sequence ATGTCCTTTCTGAAATCCCTGTTCGGTGGCAAGAAGGCGCCCGAGGATGGCGCGCCGAAGGAAACGGCGCAGCTTGAGCACAATGGCTTTCTCATTCGGGCGACACCCTACAAGACGGGCGGCGAATACCAGACCGCCGGCACCATCGAAAAGACGATCGGCGGCGAGATGAAGATCCACAAGTTCGTGCGGGCGGAGAAGCACCCGAGCGAGCAGGGGGCAACCGACTTCGCCCTGACCAAGGGCCGGCAGATCATCGACCAGCTCGGCGACCGTCTCTTCGACTGA